A single Gasterosteus aculeatus chromosome 2, fGasAcu3.hap1.1, whole genome shotgun sequence DNA region contains:
- the lhfpl5b gene encoding LHFPL tetraspan subfamily member 5b isoform X1: MTDYGCWDFMSPTHNNCNNAWCSSFLPNAYVYIFHIFITHADTGRTCRLYTERPLGGDEPRTFLLKEAVGESVAQWDRHSSLNTLQRVFMLLAMNTGWRVKGTDVGVLCPGDLRQPRATFVIAKWMWHNKRKRKNGRTPYDISDVRAAWLIGQVRPLSAVLNPEPKSLNAKQPAAAADARSACPAQEAAKIYHTNYVRNSRAIGVMWAVFTICFVIITVVVFIQPYWIGDSVDTPQAGYFGLFHYCIGNALTSELICKGSILDFASIPSPAFRTAMFFVGTSMLLIVGTMVCFSLFFFCNAGNVYKICAWMQLASAALMVMGCMIYPDGWDAPEVKRMCGQKTDKYSLGNCTVRWAYILALISILDAVLLAFLSFTLGNRQDKLLPDEFQVEGGAENP; the protein is encoded by the exons ATGACTGACTATGGCTGCTGGGACTTCATGTCACCAACTCACAATAATTGCAACAATGCATGGTGCTCTAGCTTTTTGCCTaatgcatatgtatatatatttcatatatttataacccacgcagacacggggagaacatgcagactctacacagaaaggccactgggcggagacgaacccaggaccttcttgct GAAGGAAGCCGTCGGGGAGTCTGTTGCACAGTGGGACAGACATTCCTCGCTGAATACATTGCAGAGGGTCTTCATGCTCCTCGCTATGAACACTGGCTGGAGGGTGAAGGGTACAGATGTCGGCGTTCTCTGTCCGGGTGACCTCCGTCAGCCCCGAGCCACGTTTGTCATCGCTAAGTGGATGTggcacaacaaaagaaaaagaaaaaatggaagGACACCTTAT GATATCTCTGACGTCAGAGCCGCGTGGTTAATTGGACAGGTGAGGccgctgtccgcggtgctgaatCCTGAGCCCAAGTCTTTGAACGCAAAGCAGCCAGCTGCTGCGGCCGATGCGCGTTCTGCGTGTCCTG CCCAGGAGGCTGCGAAAATCTACCACACCAACTACGTGAGAAACTCCCGAGCCATCGGCGTCATGTGGGCCGTGTTCACCATCTGCTTCGTCATCATCACCGTCGTGGTCTTCATCCAGCCCTACTGGATCGGGGACAGCGTGGACACCCCGCAGGCCGGCTACTTCGGCCTCTTCCACTACTGCATCGGCAACGCGCTCACCTCGGAGCTCATCTGCAAGGGCAGCATCCTGGACTTCGCCTCAATCCCCTCGCCGGCCTTCCGGACAGCCATGTTCTTCGTGGGCACCTCCATGCTGCTGATCGTGGGCACGATGGTCTGCTTcagcttgtttttcttctgcaacGCCGGCAACGTGTACAAGATCTGTGCGTGGATGCAGCTGGCATCGG CGGCGCTGATGGTGATGGGCTGCATGATCTACCCGGACGGCTGGGACGCTCCGGAGGTGAAGAGGATGTGCGGCCAGAAGACGGATAAGTACAGCCTGGGGAACTGCACGGTGCGCTGGGCCTACATCCTGGCCCTCATCAGCATCCTGGACGCCGTGCTCCTGGCGTTTCTCTCCTTCACCCTCGGCAACCGTCAGGACAAACTGCTGCCGGATGAGTTCCAGGTGGAGGGCGGAGCAG AAAACCCCTGA
- the srpk1a gene encoding SRSF protein kinase 1a yields MERKVLALQARKKRGKAKKTSKKQPVNSRARHPQQEASPQEPEEPEEILGSDDEEQEDPNDYCKGGYHHVKVGDLYSGKYHVIRKLGWGHFSTVWLSWDIQVKRFVAMKVVKSAEHYTETAVDEIKLLRSVRNSDPNDPNREMVVQMVDDFKISGINGTHVCMVFEVLGHHLLKWIIKSNYQGLPLPCVKSIIRQVLQGLDYLHTKCQIIHTDIKPENILMSVDEHYVRKLAAEATEWQRAGAPPPSGSAISTAPAPKQMVKMSKNKKKKLKKKQRRQAELLEKCIQDLEKMEKTTETREDEEDEDEDPQSPKGRACAPLRQVSVLELASEETKESSVDADLTRAAPEGLLEFNSNGHVEADQTPSPSRDDDQHNGNAEPTEKEPRDGSPVNLACNGGDSPDLKELDAEAGGLAAHSSGVTERRLPVGLEEGELDQGLLQEEGEDGREDGKLTAGSLLVNPLEPLNSDKIKVKIADLGNACWVNKHFTEDIQTRQYRSLEVLIGAGYSTPADVWSTACMAFELATGDYLFEPHSGEDYSRDEDHLALMIELLGKIPRHYALSGKYSQEYFTKRGDLKHITKLKPWGLLEVLVDKYEWPREEAECFTDFLLPMLELIPEKRATAAECLLHPWLNL; encoded by the exons GCAGCCAGTCAATTCCAGAGCTCGACATCCTCAGCAAGAAGCCTCGCCTCAGGAACCCGAGGAACCCGAGGAGATCCTCGGCTCTGACgacgaggagcaggaggaccccAACGACTACTGCAAAG GTGGCTACCACCACGTGAAAGTAGGGGACCTTTACAGTGGAAAATACCATGTGATCCGGAAACTGGGCTGGGGACACTTCTCCACCGTGTGGCTCTCCTGGGACATCCA GGTGAAGAGGTTTGTTGCAATGAAGGTGGTGAAGAGTGCAGAGCATTACACGGAGACGGCAGTGGATGAGATCAAACTCCTGAGATCC GTGAGAAACTCTGACCCCAATGATCCCAACCGTGAGATGGTGGTCCAAATGGTTGATGACTTCAAGATCTCTGGTATCAATGGAACCC ACGTCTGCATGGTGTTTGAGGTGTTGGGGCATCACTTGTTGAAGTGGATAATAAAGTCTAATTACCAAGGGCTGCCCCTGCCGTGTGTGAAAAGCATCATTAGACAG GTACTCCAAGGTCTGGATTACCTGCACACAAAGTGTCAGATCATCCACACCGACATTAAGCCAGAGAATATCCTGATGAGTGTTGATGAGCATTACGTCCGGAAGCTGGCAGCTGAAGCCACGGAGTGGCAGAGGGCCGGTGCTCCGCCTCCCTCTGGTTCAGCAA TAAGCACAGCACCTGCTCCAAAACAG ATGGTCAAAATgtccaaaaacaagaaaaagaaattaaaaaagaagcAGCGGCGTCAGGCGGAGCTGCTGGAAAAATGCATTCAGGACCTGGAGAAGATGGAAAAGACCACAGAGACAcgggaggatgaagaagatgaagacgaGGACCCGCAGTCTCCAAAGGGACGAGCCTGCGCTCCTCTCAGACAGGTGTCTGTCCTGGAGCTAGCCAGCGAGGAGACGAAGG AGAGCAGCGTGGATGCAGATCTCACCCGGGCGGCGCCGGAGGGGCTGTTGGAGTTTAACAGTAACGGCCACGTGGAGGCGGACCAGACGCCGTCCCCTTCGAGGGACGACGACCAACACAATGGCAACGCGGAGCCCACAGAGAAGGAGCCACGCGACGGGTCCCCAGTTAACCTCGCCTGCAACGGCGGAGACTCTCCAGATCTCAAGGAGTTGGACGCTGAGGCGGGAGGCCTTGCTGCTCACAGCAGTGGAGTAACTGAGAGGCGCCTCCCTGTtgggctggaggagggagagctggATCAAGGCcttctgcaggaggagggagaggacgggCGCGAGGACG GCAAGCTGACAGCAGGATCCCTGTTGGTTAACCCCCTTGAGCCACTCAATTCAGACAAGATCAAGGTCAAGATTGCGGACTTGGGAAATGCTTGCTGGGTG aACAAGCACTTTACAGAGGACATCCAGACACGGCAGTACAGGTCCTTGGAGGTGCTGATCGGCGCGGGCTACAGCACACCGGCCGACGTGTGGAGCACGGCCTGCATG GCCTTTGAGCTCGCCACCGGCGACTACTTGTTTGAGCCACATTCTGGGGAAGACTATTCCAGGGATGAAG ACCATCTTGCTCTCATGATTGAGTTGCTCGGTAAAATCCCTCGTCACTATGCTCTGAGTGGGAAATACTCGCAGGAATACTTCACCAAGAGAG GCGATTTGAAACACATCACCAAGCTGAAGCCGTGGGGCCTGCTGGAGGTGCTGGTCGACAAGTACGAGTGGCCCCGAGAAGAAGCCGAGTGCTTCACTGACTTCCTGCTTCCCATGCTGGAGCTGATCCCGGAGAAGAGAGCTACCGCCGCCGAGTGCTTGCTTCACCCCTGGCTCAACCTCTAG
- the lhfpl5b gene encoding LHFPL tetraspan subfamily member 5b isoform X3: MDLLPAQEAAKIYHTNYVRNSRAIGVMWAVFTICFVIITVVVFIQPYWIGDSVDTPQAGYFGLFHYCIGNALTSELICKGSILDFASIPSPAFRTAMFFVGTSMLLIVGTMVCFSLFFFCNAGNVYKICAWMQLASAALMVMGCMIYPDGWDAPEVKRMCGQKTDKYSLGNCTVRWAYILALISILDAVLLAFLSFTLGNRQDKLLPDEFQVEGGAENP, encoded by the exons ATGGATCTGCTTCCAGCCCAGGAGGCTGCGAAAATCTACCACACCAACTACGTGAGAAACTCCCGAGCCATCGGCGTCATGTGGGCCGTGTTCACCATCTGCTTCGTCATCATCACCGTCGTGGTCTTCATCCAGCCCTACTGGATCGGGGACAGCGTGGACACCCCGCAGGCCGGCTACTTCGGCCTCTTCCACTACTGCATCGGCAACGCGCTCACCTCGGAGCTCATCTGCAAGGGCAGCATCCTGGACTTCGCCTCAATCCCCTCGCCGGCCTTCCGGACAGCCATGTTCTTCGTGGGCACCTCCATGCTGCTGATCGTGGGCACGATGGTCTGCTTcagcttgtttttcttctgcaacGCCGGCAACGTGTACAAGATCTGTGCGTGGATGCAGCTGGCATCGG CGGCGCTGATGGTGATGGGCTGCATGATCTACCCGGACGGCTGGGACGCTCCGGAGGTGAAGAGGATGTGCGGCCAGAAGACGGATAAGTACAGCCTGGGGAACTGCACGGTGCGCTGGGCCTACATCCTGGCCCTCATCAGCATCCTGGACGCCGTGCTCCTGGCGTTTCTCTCCTTCACCCTCGGCAACCGTCAGGACAAACTGCTGCCGGATGAGTTCCAGGTGGAGGGCGGAGCAG AAAACCCCTGA
- the lhfpl5b gene encoding LHFPL tetraspan subfamily member 5b isoform X2 encodes MTDYGCWDFMSPTHNNCNNAWCSSFLPNAYVYIFHIFITHADTGRTCRLYTERPLGGDEPRTFLLKEAVGESVAQWDRHSSLNTLQRVFMLLAMNTGWRVKGTDVGVLCPGDLRQPRATFVIAKWMWHNKRKRKNGRTPYDISDVRAAWLIGQVRPLSAVLNPEPKSLNAKQPAAAADARSACPAQEAAKIYHTNYVRNSRAIGVMWAVFTICFVIITVVVFIQPYWIGDSVDTPQAGYFGLFHYCIGNALTSELICKGSILDFASIPSPAFRTAMFFVGTSMLLIVGTMVCFSLFFFCNAGNVYKICAWMQLASGTEMKPPEN; translated from the exons ATGACTGACTATGGCTGCTGGGACTTCATGTCACCAACTCACAATAATTGCAACAATGCATGGTGCTCTAGCTTTTTGCCTaatgcatatgtatatatatttcatatatttataacccacgcagacacggggagaacatgcagactctacacagaaaggccactgggcggagacgaacccaggaccttcttgct GAAGGAAGCCGTCGGGGAGTCTGTTGCACAGTGGGACAGACATTCCTCGCTGAATACATTGCAGAGGGTCTTCATGCTCCTCGCTATGAACACTGGCTGGAGGGTGAAGGGTACAGATGTCGGCGTTCTCTGTCCGGGTGACCTCCGTCAGCCCCGAGCCACGTTTGTCATCGCTAAGTGGATGTggcacaacaaaagaaaaagaaaaaatggaagGACACCTTAT GATATCTCTGACGTCAGAGCCGCGTGGTTAATTGGACAGGTGAGGccgctgtccgcggtgctgaatCCTGAGCCCAAGTCTTTGAACGCAAAGCAGCCAGCTGCTGCGGCCGATGCGCGTTCTGCGTGTCCTG CCCAGGAGGCTGCGAAAATCTACCACACCAACTACGTGAGAAACTCCCGAGCCATCGGCGTCATGTGGGCCGTGTTCACCATCTGCTTCGTCATCATCACCGTCGTGGTCTTCATCCAGCCCTACTGGATCGGGGACAGCGTGGACACCCCGCAGGCCGGCTACTTCGGCCTCTTCCACTACTGCATCGGCAACGCGCTCACCTCGGAGCTCATCTGCAAGGGCAGCATCCTGGACTTCGCCTCAATCCCCTCGCCGGCCTTCCGGACAGCCATGTTCTTCGTGGGCACCTCCATGCTGCTGATCGTGGGCACGATGGTCTGCTTcagcttgtttttcttctgcaacGCCGGCAACGTGTACAAGATCTGTGCGTGGATGCAGCTGGCATCGG GTACTGAAATGAAGCCGCCGGAGAACTAA